From the genome of Sinanaerobacter sp. ZZT-01:
AGGCGATTGCGGATATATTATCTATAGGTCTGTCAAAGCCTAAGTGTCTTTGGGCATATCTTAGTGACATGTACACCGCACTTGGACTTCGATATATTTTTTTTGATATGGCATTCTCTATCCTAATGACCCTTTTTGTCACCACTGGATTCACTTTGCTATATCTTTTTACTTGGGAACAGCATCGATACACTGGATTATTTGCAATCGCTCCAATCATCTTTATCTCCCATATTCTTTTTTCCGAAACAGTAGAGCAAGTGAATGGAATGTATGAATTAAAAATGACATGCAGGTACACCGTACAACAGATTGCAGCATTTCGTATCCTATGTTTTTCGCTTTTTGGCACAATATTTTGTACTTTTATCAGCTTGTATTCCAGCCAATTTTTAATTGATGATACTTTTTTCAAAATGTTGTCTCTTTCGCTTTGTGCATTATTTCTTTGTGCTTTTTTAACGATATTCCTGATGCGGCATGTTCAATGGAGATGGATTCATGTCTCCGCTATACTGCTATGGATTGGGATTGACGTTCTGCTAATCTGTCTTTTGGGACAGGAATGGGAGCTCTTTCTTTCCCAAATGTCAACTATAATTACCATGTCAGCTGCTACCATTTCCTGCATTTTATTTCTTACAGAAATCAAAAAACTAATAAATACTCATAAAAGAGAGGTTGCCTATTATGTTAGCTATTAACCATGTTACAAAAAAATACGGTAATTTTACCGCACTTGATGATATAACGCTTGAATTTACAAGCGGTGTATACGCCTTACTTGCACCAAACGGTGCAGGAAAAACCACTTTGATAAAAATGCTTACAACTTTGCTCTTTCCTACAAACGGTGAAATATTGTGGGAAGGCAGCGAAATTACCAATTTAGATGGAAAGTATAGGGATATTGTCGGCTACCTGCCGCAAGAATTCGGATACTATAAAAACCAATCTCCCCGCCAATTTCTTAACTATCTGGCGGCACTAAAGGGGATCGATCGAATAACAGCGCAACGCAAAACAGAGGAACTCTTGGAGCTTGTTTCACTTAGCGAAGTAATCAATAAAAAAATGCGAAAGTTTTCTGGTGGCATGATTCAGCGAGTTGGCATTGCACAGGCTATGTTAAATGACCCCAAAATATTGATACTAGACGAGCCGACAGCAGGACTTGACCCAAAGGAGCGGGTACGTTTTCGAAATTTAATCTCCACCCTATCAAAGGATCGCATCGTCATCCTTTCCACTCACATTGTTTCTGATATTGAAACAATTGCAAATCATGTCATTATGATTAAGGATCACAAATTGCTGTGTAATGATTCTCCTGCCAACATTTGCAATACATTACATGGGAAAGTATATGAAACGTGGGAAATTGAAACAGTCACGCAGCCCCATCTTCTGCTGACACAACGTCAAGAAGATGGACATACCCTTGTGAGGTTTGCCTGCGATACAGAATACACGGGAACTGCAAAGCCGGTTGTTCCAAATCTAGAGGATGTATTTTTATATGCCTACCGTGATGAGGTGCACTAATGGGAATTTACTGGTATGAAATTAAAAAACTGTTTTCATCTACAGCTATATGGGGGTTTATAGCAATATGCCTTCTTTTTAATACATTCTTGGTAATAGACAGTTCCGGGGATAAGTATGCAGACTTTATCGCTTCTGTTTCAAAGGATACAGGGTACATACTCAATCAAAATTTTTATGAAAAACTTTCTAGGTTAAAAATAAAGGATGAACAAACGGAACGATTAGAACAGCTTATCTATGAAACTGATACTGTTACCGATATATTTGATCATTACAACGCAAATGAAATAGGTGAAAGCTATATTTCTGTGACAGGCGCAACAGGAAGCCTCGCTGAAAGTCTACGTGAAAAGTATGCTGCATTACAAAGAGTCGTGGACGAAAAAGGAGAAAAGGATGAAGGTCTTTCCCTTTATTTTGCAGGTTCAACTTACAGCCATCATCAACAGTTATTCAACCGCTTAATCGGGTGGCTGCTTGTCGAAGGCGTCTGTCTTTCTGTCCTTTTAGTTTTTCTCTCACTGGGATACGAAAAAATGCAGCGGACAGAATCCATTGTGTATTCCTCAAAAAAAGGACGTAACATTCTGCTTACAAAAGCTTCGGCATCAATTTCATTGGGAGTTGCTGCATATCTGTTGCTGTTGTTATTTACTTTACTTATTTACTTCATGCTGAACAATTACGGAGATATTTGGAACAGTAACGTATCAAGTATATTTAATTACAGGCACGACATGATTACAGGAGTTAGACCGTTTGTAACATGGCATAGCTTTAACATTATGACTTATTTGGCTGCAGTAATTGGGATCAGCCTAAGTGTAATACTCTGCTTTTCATTGATGGCTGTATGCATTGCTGTATTTATACGGAATCATTATACAGGTTTTTTGGGGTTTATTGTTGTAAATACAGCTATGGTTGTACTTCCTATCCAAGCTCCGCAAACACTGACTGCAGGATTATATTTCAAGTATTATAGTATGCTTACACCTGTGTGGATTTCCTTGAAACATAGTATATGGTTCACTGATGGTGATGTAGATGTGCTTTGGCCTCATTTTGAAATGCTTGGAATCAGTGTATCCCTTTTCGCTCTAGCACTCTTTTATGTATTTGCCAAAACTTATTTTAGAAAGCGAGATTTTACATGAACATTGTATTATATGAAATGAAGAAAATCTGGAACCTTAAACTGCTTTTAATAATCGTCACGCTTTGCGCACTGTTCTTTTTCCTATTCATGGATTTTTATATTGTGTATTATCCAAACGGACATCCGGAAACAGAAGCAGTTAACTATGCCACTCAAATGATAGACCAGTATGGCTTGTCATTGGATCGCAAAGAATATGATGAATTTATTAAAAAAGAAGAGGCAGATATCTATTCAAAAATAGAAACATACATCAAAACTAACTCTATATTTTCTGACGCGAAGATCTATACCTTTGAAGACTTTGAAAAAGTATATGAAAAAGAGAGTCCGACACAGCTTGAAACTCATGCTATCGAATCGCTTTTGAGCGAGGAATCTGATTACATTCTTTATAAGTTACAGACGCTTCAATCAATTGAATCGTCTTACGATGTAGATTTTAATGAATTCCTAAATGAAAAAGAACAGTTGCGTCTTGACAAACTGCAATATGCAGAGAAATATCATAATATAATGAGTATAGGAACGTTTTCTAATACGGTAATGTACTTAACCTATTTTTCGAGATTGGCAATATTGGCAGTATTATTATTTGTTGCTCCACTTGTGATCAGCGACCGTATTAAAAACCTGCATCTTTTGCAATATACCTCAAAAAGCGGCAGGAAGGTCTTTAATCACCAATTTGCTGCTGTCATTTTATCAGCCTTTTTACTGACCACGGTTTTGCTTCTTGTTTTCGGCACAATTTATAGCATAAACGAAACAAGTCAATTTTGGAATAACAGACTCATCTCATTTATGAATCCTGGAGTGTTCTGGTTTGATATAAGCTATGGGCAGTATATTGTACTTTTTGTTATCTTTCTTTATTTATTATGTTTAGGTACCGCCAGCATTGTATTTGTGCTTTCTAGGTATAGCCAAAATATCATCACCTTGATTTTGAAGCTAATTCCTGCAGTTGTCGCGTTTTGGGCACTTTGCTCCGGTGTTTTCTTTAACACCTTCAGTTCGTCTAATACGTTATATAAGCTAACCAAAATTTTTGGAATAGAGCCTATTATTTGCAGTTGTATATTGATGATGGGGTTCATTGCTTCCTTTTACATTATGAAAAGGGAAAGAAAAATCGACACATTTTAATTTTGGATTTAATCGCAATGTATAACAATATAAGCAATAAAAAACCATTGCATCACCGAATCTGGCTAATAAAAGCGGCGATGAATCAGGTATGAAATTTACCGGAAAGAATCCCGCTTTTATTGTAGCCACTCATGAGCCTTTGATGCGTTAGGTATATTCCTTAGTAATTTCTTAGTATCCTCTCCCTTATTGTATGAGGAAGCATCACAACTAAGCGTAACTTCATCGGTACTGCAACCTTATATCGAGCATTCAACCTTCTTTTCTCAATAATATTTGCAATCTCCCGGACTGCAGCTTCCACCTCCGTCTTTTTTTGACTGCTTCGTTGTCCTCCATCCGATTTATAGAAGCTCGTATAGGGAGAGTCTGCATTTGACATAAGGTGATCTGAATTTTTAGCAAGTATATTAAAAAAATTTGTTTTAATCGGACCGGGTTCGATTACGGTCGATTGGATATTATATTGGTACAACTCTAATCGTGCAGCTTCACTTAATGCCTCAACTGCAAATTTTGAGGAGCAATATCCCCCATTAATTGCTTGTGCAAATCTCCCTGAAATCGAACCAATATTTATAATCTTTCCATACCTCTGATCTCTCATTGTTGGTACAACTGCTTGTATCATA
Proteins encoded in this window:
- a CDS encoding ABC transporter ATP-binding protein: MLAINHVTKKYGNFTALDDITLEFTSGVYALLAPNGAGKTTLIKMLTTLLFPTNGEILWEGSEITNLDGKYRDIVGYLPQEFGYYKNQSPRQFLNYLAALKGIDRITAQRKTEELLELVSLSEVINKKMRKFSGGMIQRVGIAQAMLNDPKILILDEPTAGLDPKERVRFRNLISTLSKDRIVILSTHIVSDIETIANHVIMIKDHKLLCNDSPANICNTLHGKVYETWEIETVTQPHLLLTQRQEDGHTLVRFACDTEYTGTAKPVVPNLEDVFLYAYRDEVH
- a CDS encoding SDR family oxidoreductase; translation: MKKETVVLITGCSSGIGKNLCNILHAKGYKVIATARKVESIQDLNASLKLELDVTKKESIKKAVDETVSRYQKIDILINNAGYSVRGALEEVTISDVRAMYDVNVFGIIHMIQAVVPTMRDQRYGKIINIGSISGRFAQAINGGYCSSKFAVEALSEAARLELYQYNIQSTVIEPGPIKTNFFNILAKNSDHLMSNADSPYTSFYKSDGGQRSSQKKTEVEAAVREIANIIEKRRLNARYKVAVPMKLRLVVMLPHTIRERILRNY